One Capra hircus breed San Clemente chromosome 3, ASM170441v1, whole genome shotgun sequence genomic window, GTTTAACTAaactatgtgaaaaaaaaagggaTCAAATGATGTTCTAGAACAAAAACCACAGTATGTGAAATTAACAGCTGAGCCTTgagcaacatgggtttgaactgtgtgatTTCACCTACACgtagatttttttcagtaaatatgtgCTACAGTATTATGTGACCCTTGGATGTGGAACCTCAAATTCAAAAGGGTATCAGGTCAGCACACCTGCACAGGTGAGGGGGAGGGGCCGCTGCACACCTGCACAGGTGAGGGGGAGGGGCCGCTGCACACCTGCACAGGTGAGGGGGAGGGGCCGTGGTGCACCTGCACAGGTGAGGGGGAGGGGCCGTGGCGCACCTGCACAGGTGAGGGGGAGGGGCTGCGGCGCACCTGCACAGGTGAGGGGAGGGGCCGCTGCACACCTGCACATGTGAGGGGGGGGCTGCTGCACACCTGCACAGGTGAGGGGAGGGGCCGCTGCACACCTGCACACGTGAGGGGGGGGCTGCTGCACACCTGCACAGGTGAGGGGAGGGGCCGCTGCACACCTGCACACGTGAGGGGGGGGCGCTGCACACCTGCACAGGTGAGGGGGAGAGGCCACGGCGCACCTGCACAGGTGAGGGGGAGGGACCGCTGCACACCTGCACAGGTGAGGGGGGAGAGGCCACGGCGCACCTGCACAGGTGAGGGGGAGGGACCGCTGCACACCTGCACAGGTGAGGGGGGAGAGGCCACAGCGCACCTGCACAGGTGAGCACATCTGCAGCCTCAGCAGTGACTGGTGTTGTCATCCTGAGCAAACACAAATGTTctctggggaaaaagaaaatgagcacCTCTCACCCTCCTTTATGCTTCTTCTTCTTTGGGGTGTCATCTTCTGAGGTCCTCCTGCCGCGACCCCTGGagcccctcttttctttctgacctCGACCTTCTGAAACAAGAAAGACCTCAACTTTGTTCACAGAATTCCTGAAGCAGGACAAGGTTTACCCAAATACAGTATTTACCGTGATATTCCTAACACATTTATCAGACAAACTTCTTCAAAACTCCATGGTTAACagtaacaaaatgaagaaaaattaagactTGCTTTTTAGCCCCCGTCCTCCAGCGCTCTCAAAGTCGCTGCCCTCCAGCTTGTCCTTCAGGTCCGCCTCAAAGCGAGCCAGGTCTGCATCCAGCCTCCGGATGTGCTTGTCCACCTGCATGGAAGGACAATCACACAGTCCACGTGGCTCTCGGGGCCAAACGCCCTGGGGATCACAGACGCTCCCAGCGCCAGCCAGAGAGTGCCGTATGCTCTCGGGTGAGTCCTGACTTAACAAAGCTCTGCTAGAACAAGGCCCACTGTTTCCTAGTTGATGCAAAGGTCTTTTTTCTCCACATATGACCCATCAACAGAataaagcctgctgctgctgctgctgctaagttacttcagtcgtgtccgactctgtgcgacctcatggacggcagcccaccagactcctccgtccatgggattttccaggcaagagtactggagtggggagccactgccttctctgagaatAAAGCCTACTGGGGAGAAAAGCTTGAAGGGATGAGAAACAGCTGTGAGACGTGGAGTAAGGGCCGAGTACACTAGATACTGAATCTTAACGTAAAATGTGAAGAGCGCTCAGGTCCTTAAGTAGAAAATGACTTAAGTTTTAGGTTCCGGATGGAgctggaaggaaggagaaagaggtggGACATCACCCGTGACCACACAGGATAACACGGGAGGGGATGCTCCTGCTGAGCAGCTGCAGGGACATCACAAGAAAAGCGCCTGCTGGCACTGACAGGCACCCAACGCCCCCTGCGGCAGCTTCCCAAGCAGGAGCCACACGGCCCCTCCTGCGAGTGAACCAGAGTCCTTACCTTCATTATACATCAAAGAGAAAACAGGACTGCCTTAAGGATGCTGATCGCACCTAACTCTCAGGAAGACAGGCTGCTTACTCAAAGGACTTACTGCTTTAGAGCATCAAAACCCCAAACATAAGCATTAAGCTCTCCTTTGAGAGGCTTCTTTCTCAAACACAACCGAATTCGGGCTTTAATAAATCACTAGTCTTCCTGCGGGAGGTGAGGATGGGGCACATCAGACAGAACCCCATGTGAGCCACATCGTGAGCCTCAAGTGAGGCAGACCTGAGAGGGAGGTGGCCAGAACAAGCTCTAGGGCCTCACGGAAAGCTGATAAAAACGAACAGCAAATGTATATACACACGCGTAACTGAACAAGCCGAAGGGCACAGAACGCGAGGCTGCGCTAAGGCTCCCAGGAGGAGGACCCCTCCACGGCGCACCTTTGCGAGCCGCACCGCTCTGCCCCAGCCTGGCCTCCGCCTGCCCTGCCGCCCGGGGCAGCCTTCCTCGGCGCGTGGGGCGCGGCGGGCCTGGGGCGGCCCCGCTCACCAGCTCTCCCCGCCCCGCGGGCCTGGGGCGGCCCCGCTCACCAGCTCTCCCCGCCACGTGGGCCTGGGCGGCCCCGCTCCCCGGCTCCCCGCCGCCTGGCCGCCCGCTCCCCGGCTCCCCGCCGCCTGGGCTCCCCACCTCCCCGCCTCCACGCCGCCTGGGCCGCCCGCTCCCCGCCGCCTGGCCGCCCGCTCCCCGGCTCCCCGCTCCCCGCCGCCCGGCCGCCCGCTCCCCGCCTCCCCGCCGCCCGGCCGCCCGCTCCCCGCCTCCCCGCCGCCCGGCCGCCCGCTCCCCGCCGCCCGGCCGCCCGCTCCCCGCCTCCCCGCCGCCCGGCCGCCCGCTCCCCGCCTCCCCGCCGCCGGCCGCCCGCTCCCCGCCTCCCCGCCGCCCGGCCGCCCGCTCCCCGCCTCCCCGCCGCCCCGGCGCCCCGCTCCCCGCCTCCCCGCCGCCCGGCCGCCCGCTCCCCGCCTCCCCGCCGCCCGGCCGCCCGCTCCCCGCCTCCCCGCCGCCCGGCCGCCCGCTCCCCGCCTCCCCGCCGCCCGGCCGCCGCtcccccccgcctccccgccgCCCGGCCGCCCGCTCCCCGCCTCCCCGCCGCCTGGCCGCCCGCTCCCcgcctccccgcctccccgcctCGGGCCGGGGCGCCCGCTCACCATCTCGTAGGTCTGCATGGCCAGCTGCACCTTGTCGTCGCTGTACTCCTTGCACTTGTTGTAGGCGCTCTGGATCTTCTGCAGGTGCTCCACGCGCTGGTCCGAGGAAAGCGTCTTCACGGTGGAGATGTACTCCGCGGCCAGGATGTCAatctcagctttcttatctgaGAGAGAAACGGTTGAAGAGCTGTTCCCCGCGGGCGATCCGGGACAAGCTCACCAGACTGGCAACCAATAAAGCCTGATGGTGACCAGCTCCAGCAAAGAAGTGGTTGGCTCGAGCTGGCCGCCTGTGGTGGCAAGGGGAGCAGCCTTCCCAGACACGGCGGCTCGGGGCCACAGGCAGACACCGCAGCCGGGGCAGCGTGCCCAGGACAGCCCGCGAACGATGCGCGCCAGCAGGGGCTCCCTGCGCCTCCCTGGGCTCGCAGGAGGCCCCATTTGAATAGATGACGTGCTCACCTCACCTATGACCAGCATGCTACTCTCCGGGACACACCCGAAAGATTTAGAGGCCAGGATACACACGGGGAAACAGTCATAACCACAGATAACAAGAAGCAACTCAAACGTCCAATCTAGGATAAAACAAACAAGCTGCGGTCCACTCACAGAACAgagcgctgctgctgctaagtcgcttcagtcgtgtccggctctgtgcaaccccacagacggcagcccactaggctcccctgtccctggaattctccaggcaaggacactgggtgggttgccatttccttctccaatgcgtgaaagtacgaagtgaaagggaagtcgctcagcgtGCCCGACCCTTAGCGCTACCCAGCAGTAAGAAGACACGGCAACACCAGCCAACCCCACTGACGCAAGGAAAACACACCCCACGTGACAATCCCATTGTCGTTAAGGGTGGAAACAGACGCAGCCGTTATGCTTCAGTTTAGAAGGATGAAAAAGCCACTCTTGCAGGTGATAACTCAGGGTGCACTCCTCACGGGAAGGGGGCCTGCTCAGGAGTCTCACAGGCCCTGGGCACCAGGGGCCCTATTTGTCCCTCTGGGGAAAGGGTCTCTGGGTGTTATTTGCTAAGcaatttataaatgtttaaaccacttcagaattcttgccttgagaaccccatgaacagtatgaaaaggcaaaaagataggacaatgaaagatgaactccccaggtcggtaggtgcccaatatgctactggagatcagtggagacatAACTCAGGAAAGAACGAAaaaaatggagccaaagcaaaaacaatacccagctgtggatgtgactggtgatagaagcaaggtccgatgctgtaaagagcaacattgcataggaacctggaacgttaggtccatgaatcaaggcaaattggaagtggtcaaacaggagatggcaagggtgaacgtcaacattctaggaatcagcgaactaaaatggactggaatgggtgaatttaactcagatgaccattatatctactactgcgggcaggaatccctcagaagaaatggagtagccatcatggtcaacaaaagagtctgaaatgcagtacttggatgcaatctcaaaaatgagagaatgatctctgttcatttccaaggcaaaccattcagtatcacgataatccaaatctatgccccaaccagtaatgctgaagaagctgaagttgaacggttctatgaagacctacaagaccttctagaactaataccccaaaaagatgtccctttcattataggggactggaatgcaaaagtaggaagtcaggaaacaccttgagtaatgggcaaatttggtcttagagcacagaatgaagcagggcaaaggctaagagagtttttccaagagaacgtactggtcatagcaaacaacctctccaacaacacaagagaagactctacacatggacatcaccagatggtcaacaccaaaatcagactgattatattctttgcagccaaaaatggagaagctctgtatagtcagcaaaaacaagaccgggagctgactgtagctcagatcatgaactccttattgtcaaattcagacttaaattgaagaaagtggggaaaaccactagaccattcaggtatgacctaaatcaaatcccttacgattatacagtagaagtgagaaatagatttaagagactagatctcatagacagagtgcatgatgaactatggacggaggttcgtgacattgtacaggagacagggatcaagaccatccccaagaaaaagaaatgcaaaaaagcaaaatggctgtctggggaggccttacaaatagctgtgaaaaggagataagtgaaaaataaaggagaaaaggaaagatatacccatttgaatgcagagttccaaagaatagcaaggagagataagaaagccttcctcagtgatcagtgtaaagaaacagaggaaaacaacagaatgggaaagactagagatctcttcaagaaaataagagataccaagggaacatttcatgcaaagttggggtcaataaaggacaaaaatggtctggacctaacagaaacagaagatattaagaggtggcaagaatacacagaactgtacgaaaaagatcttcatgacccagataatcatgatgatgtgatcactcacctagagccagacatcctggaatgtgaagtcaagtgggccttaggaagcatcactatgaacaaagctaatggaggtgatggaattccagtggagcgatttcaaatcctgaaagatgatgctgtgaaagtgctgccctcaatatgccagcaaagttggaaaactcagcagtggcctaaggactggaaaatgtcagttttcattccaatcccaaagaaacgcaatgccaaagaatgctcaaactaccgcacaattgcactcatctcacatgctagtaaagtaatgctcaaaattctccaagccaggcttcagcagtacgtgagccatgaactccctgatgttcaagttggctttagaaaaggcagaggaaccagatatcaacttggcaacatccgctgggtcatggaaaaagcaagagagttccagaaaaacatctatttctgctttattgactatgccaaagcctttgactgtgtggatcacaatcaactgtggaaaattctgaaagagatgggaataccagaccacctgacctgcctcttgagaaatctacatgcaggtcaggaagcaatagttagaactggacatggaacaacagactggttccaaataggaaaaggagcacgtcaaggctgtatactatcaccctgcttatttaactgatatgcagagtacatcatgagaaacgctgggctggaagaaacacaagctggaatcaagattgctgggaggaatatcaataacctcagatatgcagatgacaccacccttatggcagaaagtgaagaggaactaaaaagcctattgatgaaagtgagagaggagagtggaaaagttggcttaaagctcaacattcaggaaaccaagatcatggcgtctggtcccatcacttcatggcaaatagatggagaaaccgtGGCAGatttatttcttggggctccaaaatcattatggatggtgactgcagccatgaaattaaaatacgcttattccttggaaggaaagttatgaccaacctagacagcatattaaagagcagagacattacttcgccaacaaaggtccgtctagtcaaggctatggtttttccagtgatcatgtgtggatgtgagagctggactgtgaagaaagctgagcacagaagaactgatgcttctgaactgtagtgttggagaggactcttgagagttccttggactacaaggagatccaaccagtcaatcctaaaggagataagtcctcagtgttcattggaaggactgatgttgaaggtgaaactccaatactttggccacctgatgcgaagagctgactcattggaaaacaccctgctgctgggaaagattgaaggtaggagaaggggatgtcggaggatgagatcgctggatggcatcaccgactcgatgggtgtgagtttgagcaaactctggcagttggtgacggacagggaggcctggcgtgttgcagtccatggggtcgcaaagagtctgacacgattgagtgactgagctgaactgaacgcTTATTTCTGAATATAAGTGGTCTATCTCACAATAAAACAGGTCTCTGTATTCACTAGTCAGAAAGCTGTACCTCAGTCAAAAACCACAGTTACTCCAATCTCACAAAATATGTGCCCAACACAACATGTGATAAAAGTGTCCACGCCTAAGCACATCATCATCAAACGTAAAACctcacagataaagagaaagCCTAAAAGCTTCTAAACAGGAAAGTGGAAATAAAGATCACATTTTCAAAGGATCCGGAATCCGAATGCTAGCGGCCTTCTCAGTAGCAGCGCGGAAGCTGGCGGACGATGCAGAACAGCTGCCACGCTCGGGGGGAAGCGCAGGTCAACCTGGGGTTCTACACCCGGCCGACTGCTCACTGCTGCAGCTTCAGACACGCAACATTATTCACCCTCCCCTCTACCCTTTAAGGCTCCCCTGAAACAAAGGGGAAATCAAGACGCGGCACGCTTAACAGCCCAGCAAACAGGGCCCCACACGGAACAGCAGCCgcgggagagggaggcctggggccAGGTGTGCACGGCAGGCCAGCCGGCGCGCTCCGGCGGCCCCCACGGAGGGCACACCGAGGGCTGGCAGGTGCCTGGCGCCGCGCACCAGGGAGCATGGAAGACGAACCGACCAGCAGAGCAGTGAGACGCCGAGAGGAAGTCAGGCCAAGCGGGCCACGTGCGCACAGCAGGCGGCCAGCTACCGACACAGGGGCCCTGATGGACAGGACGTCAGGACAGTGCGAACTCTGGCCCACGACACCCAGGGGATGGCGGGAAGGAGCTGTGTGCACATGAGCTGGCTGGGCGCAACCAAAGACGTCAGtcttcactttctgaaataaCTGAACAGCTAAAGTCTaaaaccaaaaggaaataaagaaatgcaGCAAAAATGAGCTGCTCAGAAATAAGGAGTTAACACCAAAAGGCCCCAAAGCAGGGTATAAACTACACACAGAGTGTGAAAAGGGAAAATCTTTTAAAGAGAAGGTAACAAGTACTTTAACTGCAAGAGGGGATGAGGGTCATAAAGACGAAACGCAGGAGCAACAGGCACTCAGTTTGATTGCACAGACTTGGCACTCTGAGACGTCACCCCATGCCCGCAGCACCTCTGCCCCAGGTACCTGGAAGCGCAGCACCACCCCCAGGGTCCTGCCTTGGGGAGCTGCTCTCCCCACCCTGGCCGCACTGAAAGGCCTGCACCCACCTTCTGTCCTCTGGTCCAGCTCTCGCATCAGCTGGAAGTTCCTCTGAAGCTCACAGGGAAGGTTCTCGATACCTGAAACAGACACAGCAGGACAAAAGCTCACCTTCCCAGCCTCACAGCTCAAGGCCACAAGGGGTAAGCCCACTCCAGCTTCTGTTTGCTAGGGTTTGGAAACAAGAAGAATCAGGGTATCTTTTCCCAGCGACGTGCTCTAAACACTGAACACACCCTGGTACAAGCTGACGTGTTTGAGCACTTGTCAGAAACTCAAGAAGTTAGATTCAAACAGAGGACAGAGGGTGCCCATGCGACTCTCCCACCCCAGACCCCAGGCCTTGCAGACTCCTCCCTTGCAGACACCCCTTCACAGCGAACCAGCCCAAACCCCAGGGTCCTCCTCCAACTTTACTCTGAACTTGGGGCATGGGGAAGTACCAACCGGGGCTGTGTGGGGGAACGTGATGCAAAGATGGAGCTGCCCAACACAGAGGCACTGGCCACATGGGGCTACTTGAGCACCTGAAATGGGGCCAGTACCACAGACGGACTGAGTTTCCCATTTTATGAGAGTTTACTTAAAATTAAACAGACCAGGAAGGACAGCACAGGGAGGACCCTGCACGACATTGGTCTCCTGTCCCCACTGCCAGGCTCCTGGTCTGGGCCAAGCCAGGCCCCTGCCTGCAGCCAGGATGGGCCCCTCTCATCAAACAAAGCTGGTGCTTAAGCCCCATGGCGCCCTGGCTCAGCAGACACCGAGCGGACCCCTCAGAGCCTCTCTGTGGGACCCCGCCCCCCCCAGGTTCCTACTGCAGCAGTACCCCTGCACTCTCAGACGTGCTAGGCTCCTTCATGACCTTTAAACTCCTGTGTCCCATCTGACAGCATGTCCCAGGAAAATTCCTGGTGCACAGCAGGTGCTTAGGGAGTGAGCAGGGGCTTCTGTCCCCAAGCCTTCACACGGGTGCCCCGCAAAGGCCAGGATCATATTCCTCGGACTCTCCTCCTGGGCCCCACCAGGCAAGCACCAGGAAAGAGGAGGGCAAGCCGCAGTGCCCCCCCTACAGGCACCTGGGTGCTCTCCCACCCAGGACCTGTGCTCAGGCTGGGCCAGGACTGGGTGATCCCCTGCGGATCACCACAGTCTTCCCCAgagcagaggttcaatccctgctctcaTCACCCTCAGGTGAGGGTCTGGGGGCTGTGATCCCCAGTACAGCACAGTGCTCTAGAGCCACGGGGCCCAACACCCAccagccccaccctccccaggccATGCCCCAGTGGAGGCCAGACTGGAGTCAGGACGAAGGACTCCCACGCGGGATCGCCGCTCTCCAGCAAGAGACCTTAACAAGCTACCCGGCTTCTGCAGGCAGCATCACCTGCTCTGTGAAATGTGGAGGAAAAAAGCCACCCGCTCAGGAGTTCTGCAGAGAGGGCAACATGTGCAACGCGTCGGGACATCTGGCCACGACGATGACCCCTGCCTTGAACACCCTAACCCCGGTCAGTAAGTAGcgcccccagcccctgggctcGGACCGGTACCCTCAGTAACCCTCTGCGCCTGCATGCCTCGCAAATGCATGAAATGAGGCCTGGAACTGAGGCACAAGCAAAGTCACATCACAAGCAGGCAAAGAACCCCGAACTCCGAGGCCCTGGGCCCCCCCAAACCCGACCCAGAGTCCCAGGCGATTGGGACTCAACCATCTTGGTGGGCCAGTCCCGCCCCCAAGGCGGGGCGGGGCtcggaggggcggggcctggccaGAGGGGGCGGGTCCGACAGGGAAGAGAGCGGAGCCCAGCCGATAAGGGGCGGGGCCCCGCCCAGGAGGCCGGGTTCAaggacggggagggcggggcctgCAGGAAGGCGGGGCCGGGCCGCGCGGGCCCCGCCCCTTggcgccggccccgccccgccgtgACGCACCTGGAATTGGCGCGGCCGTGCCGGCGGGGCCCGCgccgcccgccccgcgcccctcCCTCGCCGCCCCGCCCGTCCcgcgcgcccccgccgcccccgccgccgccaggCCACCCCGCCGCCCCCGCGTGCCCCGGGGCCCGCGCGCGGAGCCCGGCGCTCAGGGAAGCGCGGCAGGGGCggcggggcgcgggcggcgggctGGGGCGGCGCGCGGGGCGCTTACTGTCCAGGTAGTGCTCCAAGTACATG contains:
- the ING5 gene encoding inhibitor of growth protein 5 — encoded protein: MATAMYLEHYLDSIENLPCELQRNFQLMRELDQRTEDKKAEIDILAAEYISTVKTLSSDQRVEHLQKIQSAYNKCKEYSDDKVQLAMQTYEMVDKHIRRLDADLARFEADLKDKLEGSDFESAGGRGLKKGRGQKEKRGSRGRGRRTSEDDTPKKKKHKGGSEFTDTILSVHPSDVLDMPVDPNEPTYCLCHQVSYGEMIGCDNPDCPIEWFHFACVDLTTKPKGKWFCPRCVQERRKKK